From the genome of Amia ocellicauda isolate fAmiCal2 chromosome 14, fAmiCal2.hap1, whole genome shotgun sequence, one region includes:
- the LOC136767747 gene encoding calcium-activated chloride channel regulator 3A-1: MSRAVLLGPAVLLCALWVSVCPGSAVKLLQNGYRDVVVAIHPRVPEDPALLQSIQAMFTEASQYLFTATRRRAFFKDVKILVPMSWRENNTVYRRPSRERYTKASVRVSDPFCENAITPPFTSTLGHCGQQGQYIHFTPRFLMDNSATDIFGPRGRVLVRLWATLRWGVFSESDAKTPFYRSGTGTIEATRCSSSISGSHLKSDSSACEMDPQTGLPTGDCTFRPSSTQNTTGSIMYQPFIPQITEFCDSRSHNPEAPNTHNRLCDRRSVWDVISSTPDFLNGNNPPNDSAPPPPSFTLLRAQRRVVCLVLDTSGSMRHADRINTLRQAAQLFLLQILEQGSLVGIVEFNSKSVILKNLTEIDSMSTRKELVNALPSKPKGETDICGGLRRGFEVLRGDDKQVAGDEIILLTDGEDRDVCCCVDEVAQSGAIVHTIALGCSADPGLEQFSQRTGGKCFSATDELESPWLMDVFSGISSGSGDDITTPTQLHSTGKTIAPGTQFSGSVSVDSTVGNNTVFIFTWQLAQPQVSVRSPRGNVYNNSHLDTDPAVRTACLTLPGVAESGTWSFTLLNSHHTTQNFTLTVISKAVNECIPPVIVTAIIEKTQVTYPEPIIITGMVSQGNRLITQANVTVIVDLDNGKLLRLPALDDGAGPDTTQDDGFYTCLFYDYPQNGRYSVKLEVLGEGGRVQVVSPKEQISHAKPDHCKGRVRRSMDFDQQNHKGLVDFSSSAVGGTVMVTNVSQDNLPPSRVTDLTASLINDSILLQWTAPGDDYNVGTVSSYDVRVSPTPDALRNSFSQAHRLYTSSLYVVPAGQKQTLQVPLTALPATNQSVLFFALRASDNAKLTSPTSSITNSLVVTFARKAHKATVTTPSSASSRPGSAVPLLLSLGFISSLCNI, encoded by the exons ATGTCCAGGGCTGTGTTGCTGGGCCCCGCAGTGCTGCTCTGTGCActgtgggtgtctgtgtgtcccggCTCTGCTGTGAAGCTGCTCCAGAACGGCTACAGGGACGTGGTGGTGGCCATCCACCCCCGAGTGCCCGAGGACCCCGCGCTGCTCCAGAGCATCCAG GCGATGTTCACAGAGGCCTCGCAGTACCTGTTCACAGCCACCAGAAGACGGGCTTTCTTCAAGGACGTCAAGATCTTGGTGCCGATGAGCTGGAGAGAGAACAACACTGTATACCGCAGGCCGAGCAGAGAGAGATACACCAAG GCCAGTGTCCGGGTGTCTGACCCTTTCTGTGAAAACGCCATCACTCCCCCCTTCACCTCCACTCTGGGGCACTGTGGCCAGCAGGGCCAGTACATCCACTTCACCCCCCGATTTCTGATGGACAACTCAGCCACTGATATCTTCGGACCTCGAG GTCGTGTGTTGGTGCGCCTCTGGGCGACTCTGCGCTGGGGGGTGTTCAGTGAGTCTGACGCCAAGACTCCCTTCTACAGATCAGGCACCGGCACCATAGAGGCCACCAG gtgttcCAGTTCAATCTCTGGTTCCCATCTGAAGAGTGACAGCTCAGCGTGTGAGATGGACCCTCAGACAGGCCTGCCCACTGGGGACTGCACCTTCCGGCCGAGTAGCACCCAGAACACCACAGGGTCCATCATGTACCAGCCCTTCATCCCACAG atcacAGAGTTCTGTGACAGCCGTTCCCACAATCCCGAGGCGCCCAACACCCACAACCGGCTGTGTGATCGCAGGAGCGTGTGGGACGTGATCAGCAGCACCCCTGACTTCCTGAATGGCAACAACCCCCCCAATGACAGTGCACCCCCGCCACCCTCCTTCACCCTGCTGAGAGCCCAGCGCAGGGTGGTGTGTCTGGTGCTGGACACCTCAGGCAGCATGAGACAT gcCGACAGGATCAACACGCTGAGGCAGGCTGCCCAGCTGTTCCTGCTGCAGATCTTAGAGCAGGGATCACTGGTGGGTATTGTGGAGTTCAACAGTAAGTCCGTCATCCTGAAGAACCTCACCGAGATCGACAGCATGAGCACACGCAAAGAGCTGGTCAACGCTCTGCCCAGTAAGCCCAAAGGGGAAACTGACATCTGTGGAGGCCTCAGGAGGGGCTTTGAG GTCCTGAGGGGGGACGACAAACAGGTGGCCGGAGACGAGATCATCCTGCTGACAGACGGGGAGGACAGGGATGTATGTTGCTGTGTGGACGAGGTGGCACAAAGTGGGGCCATTGTCCACACCATCGCCCTGGGGTGCAGCGCTGACCCTGGACTGGAACAGTTCTCCCAAaggacag GAGGGAAGTGTTTCTCCGCCACTGACGAACTGGAGTCCCCCTGGCTGATGGATGTGTTCAGTGGCATCTCCTCTGGATCAGGAGACGACATCACCACCCCCACCCAG TTGCACAGCACAGGCAAAACGATTGCCCCAGGCACCCAGTTCAGTGGCTCAGTGAGTGTGGACTCCACTGTGGGGAACAACACAGTGTTCATCTTCACCTGGCAGCTGGCCCAGCCACAGGTCAGCGTGAGGAGCCCCCGGGGGAACGTCTACAACAACAGCCATCTGGACACTGACCCTGCCGTGAGGACCGCCTGCCTCACACTGCCTGGAGTTGCCGAG tcagGCACCTGGAGCTTCACACTGTTGAACAGCCACCACACTACCCAGAACTTCACACTCACAGTGATATCAAAGGCTGTCAATGAGTGCATCCCTCCGGTCATCGTCACTGCAATCATAGAGAAGACACAGGTGACCTACCCTGAACCAATCATCATCACCGGCATGGTCTCCCAGGGCAACCGTCTCATCACCCAGGCCAACGTCACAGTGATCGTGGACCTCGACAACGGCAAATTACTGAGGCTGCCTGCCCTCGACGATGGCGCAG gTCCTGACACAACCCAGGATGATGGCTTCTACACCTGTCTCTTCTATGACTACCCACAGAACGGGCGCTACAGTGTGAAGCTGGAGGTGCTGGGAGAGGGGGGCAGGGTGCAGGTGGTGTCCCCAAAAGAGCAAATTTCTCATGCCAAACCTGACCACTGCAAGG GGCGGGTGCGGCGCAGCATGGATTTCGATCAACAGAATCACAAAGGTCTGGTTGATTTTAGCAGCAGTGCGGTGGGGGGAACAGTGATGGTAACAAATGTGTCCCAGGACAACCTCCCCCCATCCAGAGTGACCGATCTGACCGCCTCACTGATTAATGATAGCATCCTCCTGCAGTGGACAGCACCCGGGGACGACTACAATGTGGGCACTG TCTCCAGCTATGATGTGCGTGTGAGCCCCACCCCCGACGCCCTGCGGAACAGCTTCTCCCAGGCCCACAGACTCTACACCTCCTCCCTGTACGTTGTCCCGGCCGGGCAGAAGCAGACCCTGCAGGTGCCCCTGACCGCGCTGCCCGCCACCAACCAGTCTGTGCTGTTCTTCGCCCTGCGCGCCTCCGACAATGCCAAGCTCAcctcccccacctcctccatTACCAACAGCCTCGTCGTCACCTTTGCCAGGAAAGCACACAAAGCCACTGTCACAACCCCATCCTCAGCCTCTAGTAGGCCCGGCTCAGCTGTGCCACTCCTGCTGTCCCTGGGCTTTATTAGCAGTCTTTGCAATATCTAG